One window of Burkholderia vietnamiensis LMG 10929 genomic DNA carries:
- the proP gene encoding glycine betaine/L-proline transporter ProP: protein MTLTATHVSPIAASPSPSSGEAPLAADDITVVDQSLLKRAVSAMAIGNAMEWFDFGVYSYIAVTLGKVFFPSSSPSAQLLATFGTFAAAFVVRPLGGMVFGPLGDRIGRQRVLAATMIMMAVGTFAIGLIPSYASIGIMAPVLLLVARLVQGFSTGGEYGGAATFIAEFSTDKRRGFMGSFLEFGTLIGYVMGAGVVALLTASLSEDALLSWGWRVPFLIAGPLGLIGLYIRMKLEETPAFKRQAEAREAQDKAVPKTRFRETLFANWRALLLCVGLVLIFNVTDYMVLSYLPSFMSSTLHFDESHSLVLVLIVMVLMMPLTLAAGRLSDRIGRKPVMLAGCVGLLALSIPSMMLIHAGTTASVFGGLLILGVLLSCFTGVMPSALPALFPTEIRYGALAIGFNVSVSLFGGTTPLVTAWLVDVTQNLMMPAYYMMGAAVIGIVSVVALAETARQPLKGSPPAVATHREAHQLVRQLRDEDEAEIYGVVSAARA, encoded by the coding sequence ATGACCTTGACCGCAACACACGTCAGCCCGATCGCTGCTTCCCCTTCCCCGTCGTCCGGCGAGGCCCCGCTCGCCGCGGACGACATCACCGTCGTCGACCAGAGCCTGCTCAAGCGCGCCGTCAGCGCAATGGCCATCGGCAATGCGATGGAATGGTTCGACTTCGGCGTCTACAGCTACATCGCCGTCACGCTCGGCAAGGTGTTCTTCCCGTCGAGCAGCCCGTCCGCGCAGCTGCTCGCCACCTTCGGCACGTTCGCGGCCGCGTTCGTCGTGCGCCCGCTCGGCGGCATGGTGTTCGGCCCGCTCGGCGACCGCATCGGCCGCCAGCGCGTGCTCGCCGCCACCATGATCATGATGGCCGTCGGCACCTTCGCGATCGGCCTGATCCCCAGCTACGCGTCGATCGGCATCATGGCGCCCGTGCTGCTGCTCGTCGCCCGCCTCGTGCAGGGCTTCTCCACCGGCGGCGAATACGGCGGCGCCGCCACCTTCATCGCCGAGTTCTCGACCGACAAGCGCCGCGGCTTCATGGGCAGCTTCCTCGAGTTCGGCACGCTGATCGGCTATGTGATGGGCGCCGGCGTCGTCGCGCTGCTGACCGCGTCGCTGTCGGAGGACGCGCTGCTGTCGTGGGGCTGGCGCGTGCCGTTCCTGATCGCAGGGCCGCTCGGCCTGATCGGGCTGTACATCCGGATGAAGCTCGAGGAGACGCCGGCGTTCAAGCGTCAGGCCGAAGCGCGCGAAGCGCAGGACAAGGCCGTGCCGAAGACGCGCTTTCGCGAAACGCTGTTCGCCAACTGGCGCGCGCTCCTGCTCTGCGTCGGCCTCGTGCTGATCTTCAACGTGACCGATTACATGGTGCTGTCGTACCTGCCGAGCTTCATGTCGTCCACGCTGCACTTCGACGAGTCGCACAGCCTCGTGCTGGTGCTGATCGTGATGGTGCTGATGATGCCGCTCACGCTCGCGGCCGGCCGCCTGTCGGACCGCATCGGCCGCAAGCCGGTCATGCTGGCCGGCTGCGTGGGCCTGCTCGCGCTGTCGATCCCGTCGATGATGCTGATCCATGCGGGCACCACCGCGTCGGTGTTCGGCGGCCTGCTGATCCTCGGCGTGCTGCTGTCGTGCTTCACCGGCGTGATGCCGTCGGCGCTGCCCGCGCTGTTCCCGACGGAGATCCGCTACGGCGCGCTCGCGATCGGCTTCAACGTGTCGGTGTCGCTGTTCGGCGGCACGACGCCGCTGGTGACGGCCTGGCTCGTCGACGTGACGCAAAACCTGATGATGCCCGCCTATTACATGATGGGCGCCGCCGTGATCGGCATCGTGTCGGTCGTCGCGCTCGCCGAGACCGCGCGTCAGCCGCTCAAGGGCTCGCCGCCGGCCGTCGCGACGCACCGCGAAGCACACCAGCTGGTGCGCCAGCTGCGCGACGAGGACGAAGCCGAAATCTACGGCGTCGTGTCGGCCGCACGCGCCTGA
- a CDS encoding glutathione S-transferase family protein, translated as MKLIGMLDSPFVRRVAISAKLLDLPFEHESVSVFRHFDRFREINPVVKAPTLVTDDGVTLIDSSLIVDYLDHLVAPERRLLPEAVDARLRALVPVGFALAAAEKTVQVIYEQALRPADKQHAPWLERVLGQLEAAYGELEPLVAAANGWLGGARLLQSDVTVAVAWRFTQFMTAEYAPLARIDPARYPALAAHSARAEQLPAFVETPLD; from the coding sequence ATGAAGCTGATCGGTATGCTGGATTCCCCGTTCGTGCGCCGTGTCGCCATTTCGGCGAAGCTGCTGGACCTGCCGTTCGAGCACGAGTCGGTTTCGGTGTTTCGCCATTTCGACCGGTTCCGCGAGATCAATCCGGTCGTGAAGGCGCCGACGCTCGTGACCGACGATGGAGTCACGCTGATCGATTCCTCGCTGATCGTCGACTACCTCGACCATCTCGTCGCGCCGGAGCGGCGCCTGTTGCCCGAGGCCGTTGACGCGCGGTTGCGCGCGCTCGTGCCGGTCGGCTTCGCGCTGGCCGCGGCCGAGAAGACGGTGCAGGTCATCTACGAACAGGCGCTGCGGCCGGCCGACAAGCAGCACGCGCCGTGGCTCGAGCGCGTGCTGGGCCAGCTCGAGGCCGCGTACGGCGAACTCGAGCCGCTGGTGGCGGCCGCCAACGGCTGGCTCGGCGGCGCGCGGCTGCTGCAGTCCGACGTGACGGTGGCCGTCGCGTGGCGCTTCACGCAGTTCATGACCGCCGAATATGCGCCGCTCGCGCGGATCGATCCGGCCCGTTATCCGGCGCTCGCTGCGCATTCGGCGCGGGCCGAGCAGCTTCCCGCCTTCGTCGAAACGCCGCTCGATTGA
- the phaZ gene encoding polyhydroxyalkanoate depolymerase — translation MWYAVVEQQREWMRAWRAATRHAFDVWPAATLPHSASTCYDDLFEPLLGPAAGPPRFELREPGIDERIVAHTPFCQLRRFAQAGTRRTVLLCAPLAGHAAVMMRETVEALLADGDVCVTDWVNARDVPLAAGRFGLDEYVATLDGFVDALASDARPLHVVAVCQATVPALGALALRAARGLPPPASITLIGGPIDARVNPSALGTTAASHSLAWCRRHLIDIVPPCFPGHGRHVFPTYLQQGEIALLYPQRFMSLIENYARAASRVDMAALADARRALREYTALLDMPAEYFLDTVDIVFQRMCLANGTWDVGGRRVEPAVLRGVMLLTVEGRCDAVTGAGQTHAALDMCGGLTAGERHRVDVDECDHYGLFTGDHWHADVHPALQRMFAQAEAERPRPRRRRIRRG, via the coding sequence ATGTGGTACGCCGTCGTCGAACAGCAGCGGGAATGGATGCGCGCCTGGCGCGCGGCGACGCGTCACGCGTTCGACGTGTGGCCGGCCGCGACGCTGCCGCACAGCGCGTCCACGTGTTACGACGACCTGTTCGAGCCGCTGCTCGGCCCGGCCGCCGGCCCGCCGCGCTTCGAGCTGCGCGAGCCGGGCATCGACGAGCGGATCGTCGCGCACACGCCGTTCTGCCAGTTGCGACGCTTCGCGCAAGCCGGCACGCGCCGCACCGTGCTGTTGTGCGCGCCGCTCGCCGGGCACGCGGCCGTGATGATGCGCGAAACGGTCGAGGCGCTGCTCGCGGACGGCGACGTCTGCGTGACCGACTGGGTCAATGCGCGCGACGTCCCGCTCGCCGCGGGCCGCTTCGGGCTCGACGAGTACGTGGCGACGCTCGACGGCTTCGTCGACGCGCTCGCGAGCGACGCCCGGCCGCTGCACGTCGTCGCCGTATGCCAGGCGACGGTGCCCGCGCTCGGCGCGCTCGCGCTGCGCGCCGCGCGCGGCCTGCCGCCGCCCGCGAGCATCACGCTGATCGGCGGCCCAATCGACGCGCGCGTCAATCCGAGCGCGCTCGGCACGACGGCCGCGTCGCATTCGCTCGCGTGGTGCCGCCGTCATCTGATCGATATCGTGCCGCCATGCTTCCCCGGCCACGGCCGTCACGTGTTCCCAACCTATCTTCAGCAGGGCGAAATCGCACTGCTGTATCCGCAGCGTTTCATGTCGTTGATCGAAAACTACGCGCGCGCCGCATCGCGCGTCGACATGGCGGCGCTGGCCGACGCACGGCGCGCCCTGCGCGAGTACACGGCGCTGCTCGACATGCCGGCCGAGTATTTTCTGGATACCGTCGACATCGTGTTCCAGCGGATGTGCCTCGCCAACGGCACGTGGGACGTGGGCGGCCGGCGCGTCGAGCCGGCCGTGCTGCGCGGCGTCATGCTGCTGACCGTCGAAGGCCGCTGCGACGCGGTCACCGGCGCCGGGCAGACCCATGCGGCGCTCGACATGTGCGGCGGGCTGACGGCCGGCGAGCGTCATCGCGTCGATGTCGACGAGTGCGATCACTACGGCCTCTTCACTGGCGACCATTGGCACGCCGACGTCCACCCGGCGCTGCAGCGGATGTTCGCGCAGGCCGAAGCCGAACGCCCGCGGCCGCGCCGGCGCCGCATCAGGCGGGGCTGA
- a CDS encoding phosphoribosyltransferase: MAPNLPECFTDRADAGRRLAHALHGYADRRDVVVLALPRGGVPVAFPVAQALRAPLDLLIVRKLGMPSDPELAIGALATGGAIHLRHAAIRAMGVTRDQLADVIAREAAELQRRDALYRGARPPLPVEGRVVIVVDDGVATGASMRVALQALRARRPARIVAAVPVAPAGAAHMFDDVADAFVTVLQPARFFGIGQFYADFDQVGDDEVRALLDAARVRHDGISPA; the protein is encoded by the coding sequence ATGGCCCCGAACCTGCCCGAATGTTTCACCGATCGCGCCGACGCCGGGCGCCGGCTCGCGCATGCGCTCCACGGCTATGCGGACCGTCGCGACGTCGTCGTCCTCGCGCTGCCGCGCGGCGGTGTGCCGGTGGCGTTCCCCGTCGCGCAGGCGCTGCGCGCGCCGCTCGACCTGCTGATCGTGCGCAAGCTCGGCATGCCGTCCGATCCGGAGCTCGCGATCGGCGCGCTCGCGACGGGCGGCGCGATTCATCTGCGGCATGCGGCGATTCGCGCGATGGGCGTGACGCGCGACCAACTGGCCGACGTGATCGCGCGTGAAGCCGCCGAGCTGCAGCGCCGCGACGCGCTGTATCGCGGCGCGCGGCCGCCGCTGCCGGTCGAAGGGCGTGTCGTGATCGTCGTCGACGACGGCGTCGCGACCGGCGCCTCGATGCGCGTCGCGCTGCAGGCACTGCGCGCGCGCCGTCCCGCGCGCATCGTGGCTGCCGTGCCCGTCGCGCCGGCCGGTGCCGCGCATATGTTCGACGACGTGGCCGACGCGTTCGTCACGGTGTTGCAGCCCGCGCGGTTCTTCGGCATCGGCCAGTTCTATGCGGATTTCGACCAGGTCGGCGACGACGAGGTGCGCGCGCTGCTCGACGCGGCACGCGTCCGGCACGACGGGATCAGCCCCGCCTGA
- a CDS encoding phospholipase D-like domain-containing protein, which produces MAPAMRPAAILLAALGCAASAHASPIPSDAASVGTYFSYDNLAADATVDLIDNAQRRVLLAGYAHVPPAVAAALRAARARGVDVRVVLVRSARAGRYSGAGYLKAAGIDVAIDSRHDDPAPRFAIVDDNVALPTLSEGAAAHAETVNVFQRAPELAQSYAQSFWRLYRQAAGR; this is translated from the coding sequence ATGGCGCCCGCCATGAGACCAGCCGCCATTCTTCTCGCCGCGCTCGGCTGCGCGGCGAGCGCCCACGCCAGCCCCATTCCGTCCGACGCCGCGTCGGTCGGCACATACTTCTCCTATGACAATTTGGCCGCCGACGCGACCGTCGACCTGATCGACAACGCGCAGCGGCGCGTGCTGCTGGCCGGCTATGCGCATGTGCCGCCCGCGGTCGCGGCCGCGCTGCGGGCGGCGCGCGCGCGCGGCGTCGACGTGCGCGTCGTGCTGGTGCGCTCGGCGCGTGCAGGCAGGTATAGCGGCGCCGGTTACCTGAAAGCGGCCGGCATCGACGTCGCGATCGACTCGCGGCACGACGATCCCGCGCCGCGTTTCGCGATCGTCGACGACAACGTCGCGCTGCCGACGCTGTCCGAAGGCGCTGCCGCGCACGCGGAGACGGTCAACGTATTCCAGCGCGCGCCGGAGCTCGCGCAGTCTTACGCGCAGTCGTTCTGGCGTCTGTACCGGCAGGCCGCCGGGCGGTGA